The following are encoded together in the Neofelis nebulosa isolate mNeoNeb1 chromosome 9, mNeoNeb1.pri, whole genome shotgun sequence genome:
- the PPDPF gene encoding pancreatic progenitor cell differentiation and proliferation factor, which yields MAAIPSSGSLVATHDYYRRRLGSTSSNSSCGSAEYPGEAIPHHPGLPKADPGHWWASFFFGKSTLPFMATVLESPERSESPQASSGSIACDLALEAVRKQPGGQPGKANTRPQS from the exons ATGGCAGCCATCCCCTCCAGCGGCTCGCTCGTGGCCACCCACGACTATTACCGGC GCCGCCTGGGTTCCACTTCCAGTAACAGCTCCTGCGGAAGTGCGGAGTATCCTGGGGAAGCCATCCCTCACCACCCCG GTCTCCCCAAGGCTGACCCAGGTCACTGGTGGGCAAGCTTCTTTTTCGGGAAGTCCACTCTCCCGTTCATGGCTACAGTGTTGGAGTCCCCAGAGCG CTCGGAATCTCCCCAGGCGTCCAGCGGCTCCATCGCCTGCGACCTGGCTCTGGAAGCCGTGAGGAAGCAGCCTGGTGGCCAGCCTGGCAAAGCCAACACCAGGCCCCAGTCCTGA